CCTATGGCAAAGATCCCGCCCTGCTCGGCACCGGCGAGACGCACTACGAGGAAGGACAGCACCATGCTGGCAAAGGCGTAGCAGAAGCTGCCCGCCATGTTCCAGACCATATTCTGTTTTTCTCTGTTGGGGCCTGTTCTGATCAGGGTGTCTGCCCATTGGTTCATGTGGTGTCCTCCGGTTTGTGTTCCTATAACTTGTGGCGCCAGGTGACTCCCGCGCTGCTCATCGCTTGCGAAAGTTTTGAATCAACAATATTGATATCAGGATCCGTGCCATATACCTCACCGCCACAGTTGGTTTTAAATAGCTCTCGCCTCCTGCCCGTTCTTCAATGATAACGGGTACTTCTGCTACTTTTGCGCCTTGTTTGATGAGATAGGAAATCGTGTCCGGCTCTGGTCCGTAGTTGATGTTCAGCGCAAATTCCTTTATCATCTCACGGCTGAACATCCGCATTCCGGAGGTCGGATCTGCCACATGTACGCCTGTGGTAAGGCGGATGGCTGCCGTGATTAAACGGCTTCCCACCATCCGCATGGACAGGTCTTTTTTTTCGTCCAGGAAACGGCTTCCTATGACGATATCATACCCTTCCTTCATTTTTTCCTGCATGGGGAGAATGTATTCCGGCCGGTGCTGCCCGTCCCCGTCAAACTGGATCGCATAGGCATAGCCCTTCGCGTAAGCGTATTTCATCCCCGCCTGAAAGCATCCGGCAAGCCCTAAGTTCACCGTCAGATCCAGAAGGTTGTAGCCGCGCTCCCGGCAGATCTGGGCAGTCCTGTCGCTGGAGCCGTCATTGACCACAACGTAATCAAGCTGCGGATAATCCCGCTCCAGCTCCTCAACCACCATCTCAATATTCGCTTCTTCATTGTAGGCGGGAATCACCACCAGTACCTTGTCCATCTTAATCTCCTGTCACATCATTTACACGCCGCCCAAGATCACATCGCAGATCTCATCCACCACTTCTAACGGCAGCTCCGCATAGAGCGGCAGCGTCAGTACCTGGGACGCGATCCTCTGCGCCACCGGAGTGTCCTCCGCGCGGAACTGCCCCTGATAACACGCATAGCTGTTGATACAGGGATAGAAATATTTCCGCGCAAAGATCCCCCGCTCCTTCAGTGCCGCAAACACCTGGTCCCGGTCCATGGAGAATCCGTCGAATACCACCGGCATATAGGCGTAATTGTAGCGGACTCCCGGTTTCTCTTTGCACAGGCGAACGCCCTTCACACCCTCAAGCCGCTCCCGGTACCGTCCGGCCAACGCCCGGCGTTTCCCGATCTCCGCCTCTAAATGCCGCAGATTGCACAGGCCCATGGCGGCCTGAAATTCATTCATCTTTCCGTTGGCCCCCACAAATTCCACGCTCTCATATCCGGTTATCCCGAAATTCTTGAGCTGGTAGAGCCGGTCCTTTAAATATTCTTCCTGAAATGTCACCGCGCCGCCCTCAATACTATGAAATACCTTGGTGGCGTGGAAACTGAACATGGAAGCGTCTCCAAACTGCCCCACGCCCGTGCCGTTTAACTCCTCGCCAAAGGCATGGGCCGCATCGTAAACCACCTTCAGCCGATGCCTCTGTGCAATCTCCCGGATCCGCTCCACGTCGCATAAGTTCCCGTAGACATGGACCGGCACGATCGCGGTGGTTTTCTCCGTGATCAGGCTTTCCAGTTTCTCCGCATCTATGGTATAGTCTTCCTCATTAATGTCGCAAAATACCGGGGTCAGCCCGTTTCTCACAATGGCGTGCGTCGTGGAGGCGAAGCTGAACGGCGTTGTGATCACCTCTCCCTTCAGCTCAAAAGCCTGCAGCGTCAGCTCCAGCGCCATATGTCCGTTGACAAACAGCTCCAGCTCCGGCGTTTTTAACAGCCCCTTCAGCTGCTCTTTGAACTCCTCATGGTATGCGCCCATATTGGTCAGCCATGCGCTCTCCCAGATGGGTTTAAGCATCTCCACATATTCCTCTAAGGCCGGCATCGAGGAGCGTGTCACCATGATGGGAGGCTCGTGTTTTGCTGTCATACTTTTATTTCCTCCGTCCTGCTTTTCGTATCTTCCGTCATTCCGTCGGACGCTCCGGCATCCGGTATTCCGTATACCGCCTTGCCAGGTACTGTCCGCCGATCTCTCCCTCAGGCTCCAGCCCGCCTCCTGTAAAACAGTTCAGATGGTTTTTCACCATATCATAACCCGCCATGCAGGAAAATGCAACACCACCGGAAAACCGGGGATTGCATTCCAGGAAATACCACTCACCCTGCCGCTCGATGAATTCAAAATTCACACAGCCCCGGATCTCCAATGCCGCCGCGATCTCCCTGCACTGCTTCTCCAGCAATTCATCCCGGAATACATATACGGAAGTCCCCGCCCCGTTGGGAGTCCTTAAAAGCTCCCTCCGCGGCAGGCACACGCAGTCCCCGCTCTCCGGGTCCCGCACCACGTCC
This portion of the Clostridium sp. AN503 genome encodes:
- a CDS encoding glycosyltransferase family 2 protein gives rise to the protein MDKVLVVIPAYNEEANIEMVVEELERDYPQLDYVVVNDGSSDRTAQICRERGYNLLDLTVNLGLAGCFQAGMKYAYAKGYAYAIQFDGDGQHRPEYILPMQEKMKEGYDIVIGSRFLDEKKDLSMRMVGSRLITAAIRLTTGVHVADPTSGMRMFSREMIKEFALNINYGPEPDTISYLIKQGAKVAEVPVIIEERAGGESYLKPTVAVRYMARILISILLIQNFRKR
- a CDS encoding DegT/DnrJ/EryC1/StrS family aminotransferase, with the translated sequence MTAKHEPPIMVTRSSMPALEEYVEMLKPIWESAWLTNMGAYHEEFKEQLKGLLKTPELELFVNGHMALELTLQAFELKGEVITTPFSFASTTHAIVRNGLTPVFCDINEEDYTIDAEKLESLITEKTTAIVPVHVYGNLCDVERIREIAQRHRLKVVYDAAHAFGEELNGTGVGQFGDASMFSFHATKVFHSIEGGAVTFQEEYLKDRLYQLKNFGITGYESVEFVGANGKMNEFQAAMGLCNLRHLEAEIGKRRALAGRYRERLEGVKGVRLCKEKPGVRYNYAYMPVVFDGFSMDRDQVFAALKERGIFARKYFYPCINSYACYQGQFRAEDTPVAQRIASQVLTLPLYAELPLEVVDEICDVILGGV